Proteins encoded by one window of Paroedura picta isolate Pp20150507F chromosome 9, Ppicta_v3.0, whole genome shotgun sequence:
- the ALDH5A1 gene encoding succinate-semialdehyde dehydrogenase, mitochondrial, whose protein sequence is MAARLAPRSSRAWLTAVSRGRGPPLLPRPPWAGLLPAARSLGAAAMSSGPLWRSEGFVGGGWVKAPAVFPVRNPATGAELAQVADCGVAEARAAVRAAYEAGAAWSAVPAKERGVLLRKWHNLMIENKDDLAKLITAENGKPLREAQGEILYSAAFLEWFAEEARRIYGDIIPSSAKDRKSLVLKQPVGVAAIITPWNFPSAMITRKVGAALAAGCTVVVKPAEDTPLSALALAELANQAGIPAGVYNVIPCSRQQAPAVGELLCTDPLVAKISFTGSTATGKILLRQAADTVKRVSMELGGHAPFIVFDSADVDKAVSGALASKYRNSGQTCVCSNRFLVQKGIHDAFVEKFAQAIKKELRVGNGFEEGTTQGPLINEKAVEKVERHIDDAVSQGASVVTGGKRHSYGKNFFEPTLLSNVTTSMLCTQEETFGPLAPVIKFNTEEEALAIANSANVGLAGYFFSRDPAQIWRVAERLEVGMVGVNEGLLSAVECPFGGVKQSGLGREGSKYGIDEYLEIKYVCFGGLQ, encoded by the exons ATGGCCGCCCGCTTGGCGCCGCGGAGCTCCCGAGCCTGGCTCACCGCCGTGTCCCGCGGCCGCGGCCCCCCGCTCCTCCCTCGGCCGCCTTGGGCGGGCCTGCTGCCGGCGGCGCGGAGCCTGGGCGCGGCCGCCATGTCGTCGGGCCCGCTGTGGCGCTCCGAGGGCTTCGTAGGGGGCGGCTGGGTGAAGGCGCCCGCCGTGTTCCCCGTGCGCAACCCGGCCACGGGCGCCGAGCTGGCCCAGGTCGCCGACTGCGGGGTGGCGGAAGCGCGGGCGGCCGTGCGGGCGGCCTACGAAGCCGGCGCCGCCTGGAGCGCCGTCCCCGCCAAG GAAAGAGGTGTTTTGCTTCGTAAATGGCACAATTTAATGATAGAGAATAAAGATGACCTTGCAAAGTTAATCACAGCAGAGAAT GGGAAACCACTCAGAGAAGCTCAAGGTGAAATTCTCTACTCTGCTGCCTTCTTGGAATGGTTCGCAGAGGAAGCTCGGCGGATCTACGGTGACATCATTCCATCTTCGGCAAAAGACCGAAAGAGTCTAGTACTGAAGCAGCCAGTGGGAGTTGCTGCCATCATTACTCCT TGGAATTTTCCAAGTGCAATGATTACGCGGAAAGTGGGAGCAGCCCTAGCAGCTGGCTGTACAGTAGTAGTGAAACCGGCAGAAGATACCCCTTTATCTGCTTTGGCACTTGCTGAG CTTGCGAATCAGGCTGGAATTCCTGCAGGAGTATATAATGTTATTCCATGTTCTAGGCAACAGGCACCAGCAGTTGGGGAACTTCTGTGCACTGATCCCTTGGTAGCCAAaatctcttttactggatcaacAGCTACAGGAAAG ATATTGCTGCGCCAGGCTGCTGACACTGTGAAGAGGGTCTCCATGGAGCTTGGAGGACATGCTCCATTTATAGTGTTTGACAGTGCGGATGTAGACAAAGCAGTTTCAGGAGCTTTAGCTTCTAAATACAGAAACTCAGGCCAG ACCTGTGTATGTTCAAACCGCTTCTTGGTGCAAAAAGGGATCCATGATGCGTTTGTGGAAAAGTTTGCTCAAGCCATTAAGAAAGAGCTGCGTGTGGGCAATGGATTTGAAGAGGGGACTACTCAGGGACCCCTAATTAACGAAAAAGCCGTGGAAAAG GTGGAGAGACACATTGATGATGCAGTGTCCCAAGGAGCATCCGTAGTTACAGGAGGGAAAAGGCACAGTTATGGGAAAAACTTTTTTGAGCCAACTCTGCTCAGCAATGTCACAACAAGCATGTTGTGTACACAAGAAGAGACGTTTGGTCCTTTGGCACCTGTTATCAA GTTTAATACAGAGGAAGAAGCTCTTGCCATAGCAAATTCAGCCAATGTGGGCTTAGCAG GTTATTTTTTCTCTCGGGACCCTGCTCAGATTTGGAGAGTTGCGGAGCGCTTGGAGGTTGGAATGGTTGGTGTTAATGAAGGGCTTTTGTCTGCAGTAGAGTGCCCTTTTGGTGGTGTAAAACAATCTGGACTTGGAAGGGAAGGATCAAAATATGGCATTGATGAATATTTGGAAATAAAGTATGTTTGTTTTGGAGGCTTACAATAG